One stretch of Catellicoccus marimammalium M35/04/3 DNA includes these proteins:
- a CDS encoding glycosyl hydrolase 53, which translates to MKKGYLALVTIGLFTSIVLENNQADAATSGLYNYQSKMTVSSSNGRIFKDSSLKSSSNVKQGTVYQADGYRNINGKRYYRMYQGSKYCGYMHSDNVKKLTKTNLSSSKKYIALKGKNIWNDLYFKKKNITSDRERVYETDGYYTLGNGQKYYSLAQYDRNGKRVWKGYTYSGSLRDMKYTSYNKKVVIDKNNYSLWNNLYFSKKMANPNATAKNGQVYQAKGYYYLNGHRYYSLYRTDSNGKEKWWGYIDGGCAKLVDSKSVYNQYFDYKNISDKTGYINTGATLKFYSGPTSNYDYTNRKLGYSTKVCYTDESFNESGNRVKVFKGTKPSSNTFLGWLDRRYIYDSNTTAKMANHEKNHYGVWSEPDGGSKLTTMSTFQKGHIEVNQQYINPKGITQYHIVSNGANAGWVDNDFVLRNQINVPTKISLVRSYKNENGTYVAKWNPLNAVNYATSNYGSVLNPTRDVKVDKTSIDTSKPGIHKVTYSIGTASKTVDIVVRDSESEMEVKYNANPQQPAQGYPKIPYLNQMTNLNYTLAGYKGGSSYGTAPQGDNGYGVSSIPNTWTTAKGTPNMTFKTALFTPYRLSESNNKESMANSETVQPQGLSVIGKKIYVLYKKLDEKKSASNPMKNRGYIVCYDQSKVGKLGDLRQLRALSREDYNKYASISTGITVGPEIVVGHGQTLTTDGKNLFVNTTNEGENNRDLTGVNSFNKVNPNTLTVSEYTTSRIIATNKSRSYIANRQFFNMAAKDENTFYALYKCNEYKNTKPGTSSAANWEVWESKRQSDGTFKSRQVISLRMPIGIDTPIQGMTYIANKNALYVVTDGGFIGFTLPTSTEDTGGSKLIANTKLNSQRREAEGIAYSNGKLYIGSNKGSEVLAASLY; encoded by the coding sequence GTGAAAAAAGGTTATTTAGCATTAGTCACAATAGGATTATTTACCTCAATAGTTTTAGAAAATAATCAAGCAGATGCAGCAACCAGTGGATTATATAATTATCAATCAAAAATGACTGTATCATCATCAAACGGAAGAATTTTTAAAGATTCTTCATTAAAAAGCAGTAGTAACGTAAAACAAGGAACTGTATATCAAGCTGATGGTTATCGCAATATTAATGGTAAGCGTTATTATCGTATGTACCAAGGGTCAAAATATTGTGGATATATGCATTCTGATAATGTTAAAAAACTAACAAAAACAAATTTATCTTCATCAAAGAAATACATTGCTTTGAAAGGTAAAAATATTTGGAATGACTTATATTTTAAAAAGAAAAATATAACTTCAGATAGAGAACGTGTCTATGAAACAGATGGTTATTACACTTTAGGAAATGGACAAAAATATTATTCTTTGGCGCAATATGATCGTAATGGAAAACGCGTATGGAAAGGGTATACGTATAGTGGATCCTTACGTGATATGAAATATACATCTTACAATAAAAAAGTGGTGATTGATAAAAATAATTACTCATTATGGAATAATTTATATTTTTCTAAAAAAATGGCAAATCCGAATGCAACTGCTAAAAATGGGCAGGTATACCAAGCAAAAGGATATTATTATTTAAACGGACATCGTTATTATTCATTATATCGTACAGATAGTAATGGTAAAGAAAAATGGTGGGGCTATATTGATGGTGGTTGCGCGAAACTAGTTGATTCAAAATCTGTTTATAATCAATATTTTGATTATAAAAATATTAGTGATAAAACTGGATATATCAACACAGGAGCTACATTAAAATTTTATAGTGGACCAACATCAAACTATGATTATACCAATCGAAAATTAGGTTATAGTACGAAAGTTTGTTATACAGACGAATCTTTTAACGAATCTGGTAACCGAGTGAAAGTATTTAAGGGAACAAAACCAAGTTCGAATACTTTTTTAGGATGGTTAGATCGTCGTTATATTTATGATAGTAACACGACAGCTAAAATGGCTAACCATGAAAAAAATCATTATGGCGTATGGAGTGAACCAGATGGCGGATCAAAACTTACAACAATGTCAACTTTCCAAAAAGGACATATTGAGGTAAATCAGCAATATATCAATCCAAAAGGGATAACACAATATCATATTGTTAGCAATGGTGCTAATGCAGGTTGGGTAGATAATGATTTTGTATTACGTAACCAAATTAATGTGCCAACTAAAATTAGTTTAGTTCGTTCATATAAAAATGAAAATGGTACCTATGTTGCTAAATGGAATCCATTAAACGCAGTAAACTATGCAACAAGTAATTATGGCTCTGTTTTAAATCCGACACGTGATGTCAAAGTAGACAAAACATCTATTGATACTTCAAAACCAGGAATCCATAAAGTTACCTATTCTATTGGAACAGCAAGTAAAACAGTGGATATTGTAGTCCGTGATAGTGAATCAGAAATGGAAGTAAAATATAATGCAAACCCTCAACAACCAGCCCAAGGATATCCAAAAATTCCATATTTGAATCAAATGACTAATTTAAACTATACTTTAGCAGGGTATAAAGGTGGTTCTAGTTATGGCACAGCACCACAAGGAGATAATGGATATGGAGTATCATCGATTCCAAATACGTGGACAACAGCTAAAGGTACACCGAACATGACTTTTAAAACAGCTTTGTTTACACCTTATCGTTTAAGTGAATCAAACAATAAAGAGTCAATGGCTAATTCGGAGACAGTGCAACCACAAGGATTATCCGTAATTGGGAAGAAAATATATGTTTTATATAAAAAACTAGATGAGAAAAAATCAGCTTCAAATCCAATGAAAAATCGAGGCTATATTGTATGTTATGACCAAAGTAAAGTAGGAAAATTGGGCGATTTACGTCAATTACGTGCATTATCTCGTGAAGATTATAATAAATATGCTTCCATTTCTACAGGAATTACTGTTGGACCAGAAATTGTTGTGGGACATGGACAAACATTAACAACAGATGGTAAAAACTTATTTGTTAATACAACAAATGAGGGAGAAAATAATAGAGATTTAACAGGAGTTAATTCATTTAACAAAGTGAATCCAAATACATTGACAGTGAGTGAATATACAACATCACGTATTATTGCAACAAATAAGTCTCGTTCCTATATTGCGAATCGTCAATTTTTCAATATGGCAGCTAAAGATGAGAATACATTTTATGCTTTATATAAATGTAATGAATACAAAAATACAAAACCGGGAACATCATCAGCAGCTAATTGGGAAGTTTGGGAATCAAAACGTCAAAGTGATGGTACATTTAAATCTCGACAAGTAATTTCATTACGTATGCCAATTGGCATTGATACACCAATTCAAGGTATGACTTATATTGCGAATAAAAATGCATTGTATGTTGTAACTGATGGTGGATTTATTGGTTTCACATTACCAACATCAACAGAAGATACGGGCGGTTCGAAATTGATTGCGAATACGAAATTAAATAGTCAACGTCGTGAAGCTGAAGGAATTGCTTATTCTAATGGTAAATTATATATTGGATCAAATAAAGGTAGCGAAGTATTGGCAGCTTCATTGTATTAA
- the upp gene encoding uracil phosphoribosyltransferase, which produces MGIFQVIDHPLIQHKLSIIRDKNCGTKEFREVVDEIAMLMAYEVSRDMPLEDYVVETPIVKTTQKTLSGKKVAIIPILRAGLGMVDGILSLIPAAKVGHIGLYRDHETLEPVEYFVKLPSDIDERQLFVVDPMLATGGSAIMAIDALKKRGGNNIKFVCLVAAPEGVKALQEAHPDIDIYTASLDEKLNEDGYIVPGLGDAGDRLFGTK; this is translated from the coding sequence ATGGGAATTTTCCAAGTGATTGATCATCCATTGATTCAACACAAACTAAGTATTATTCGTGATAAAAATTGTGGAACGAAGGAATTTCGTGAAGTCGTTGATGAAATCGCGATGTTAATGGCATATGAAGTCTCTCGTGATATGCCACTAGAAGATTATGTTGTGGAAACACCAATTGTTAAAACAACACAAAAAACATTATCTGGGAAAAAGGTCGCAATTATTCCAATCTTGCGTGCAGGATTAGGTATGGTGGATGGAATTTTATCTTTAATTCCAGCTGCTAAAGTAGGTCATATCGGATTATATCGTGACCATGAAACTTTAGAACCAGTAGAATACTTTGTAAAATTACCTTCAGATATTGATGAACGTCAATTATTCGTAGTAGACCCAATGTTAGCAACAGGTGGATCTGCAATTATGGCGATTGATGCATTGAAAAAACGTGGAGGTAATAATATCAAATTTGTATGTCTTGTAGCTGCTCCAGAAGGGGTTAAAGCATTACAAGAAGCACACCCAGATATTGATATTTATACCGCAAGTTTAGATGAAAAATTAAACGAAGATGGTTACATCGTTCCAGGATTAGGAGATGCTGGAGACCGTCTATTTGGTACAAAATAA
- a CDS encoding cation:proton antiporter, with protein MIEILLAFIVILLGTKLAAHLCQLINIPSVIGELLVGILLGPAMLNLVHPSQTMEIFSQIGVIFLMFLAGLESDFHLLRKYMKPSVVIACLGVILPMILFFIVGNVFHMPTMEAVFLGIVFAATSVSISVQVLREYNHLDSKDGSIILGSAVVDDIMVVMIVSIFTTILDQKGSFSFNLAFLWDMIGGKLLFFLVAFLFAKYLLLPLLRIAKRLYATEAVTAFSLALCFAFALLSEELGMSDVIGAFFVGLMISLTEHQKVVQEKIDVIGYSLFIPIFFVSIGLNVRFDGFIKNLPFILILTVLGVLSKLIGGYIGGRFSHLTSRQSFVVGAGMVSRGEMALIIVQMGVRYHLISDNMYSEIIMAIILTTLISPFLIKGALAKEKEELIEG; from the coding sequence ATGATAGAAATTTTATTAGCTTTTATTGTCATTTTATTAGGGACAAAGCTAGCAGCTCATCTGTGCCAATTGATTAATATTCCATCGGTTATTGGTGAATTGTTAGTAGGGATTTTATTGGGACCTGCGATGTTAAATCTCGTCCATCCTTCGCAAACCATGGAAATTTTTTCTCAAATTGGAGTAATCTTTTTAATGTTCTTAGCAGGATTAGAGAGTGATTTCCATCTTTTACGAAAATATATGAAGCCTTCGGTGGTCATTGCTTGTTTGGGAGTTATTTTACCAATGATCTTATTTTTCATTGTGGGAAATGTCTTCCATATGCCAACGATGGAAGCGGTCTTTTTAGGAATCGTGTTTGCGGCAACTTCTGTAAGTATTTCGGTTCAAGTGTTACGTGAGTACAATCATTTGGATTCAAAAGATGGCTCGATTATTCTTGGTTCTGCGGTTGTAGATGACATTATGGTGGTAATGATTGTAAGTATTTTTACCACGATTTTAGATCAAAAAGGTAGCTTTTCTTTTAATCTAGCTTTCTTATGGGATATGATTGGTGGAAAATTACTATTCTTCTTAGTAGCTTTCTTATTTGCAAAATATTTATTATTACCATTATTACGTATTGCAAAACGCTTATATGCGACAGAAGCAGTAACTGCATTTTCTTTAGCACTATGTTTTGCTTTTGCACTATTATCTGAAGAATTAGGAATGAGCGATGTTATTGGTGCGTTCTTTGTCGGATTAATGATTTCTTTAACCGAACACCAAAAAGTAGTCCAAGAAAAAATCGACGTTATCGGGTACTCTTTATTTATTCCAATCTTTTTTGTTTCGATTGGATTAAATGTTCGTTTTGATGGATTCATCAAAAACTTACCTTTCATCTTAATCTTAACGGTATTAGGAGTGCTTTCAAAACTGATTGGTGGTTACATTGGTGGACGATTCTCTCATTTAACTTCTCGTCAAAGTTTTGTTGTGGGAGCAGGGATGGTGTCCCGTGGAGAAATGGCATTAATCATTGTCCAAATGGGCGTTCGCTATCATTTAATTAGTGATAATATGTATTCTGAAATTATTATGGCGATTATTTTAACAACCTTAATTTCACCATTCTTAATCAAAGGTGCACTGGCCAAAGAAAAAGAAGAATTAATAGAAGGATAA
- a CDS encoding L-threonylcarbamoyladenylate synthase, which yields METKRYTKESIDQAAEQLKNGEVVAFPTETVYGLGACAENEAAVKKVYLAKGRPSDNPLIVHIAKPEDILSYTDDFSLVTKTLMDTFWPGPLTIILPLKNQRLSKTVTGGLDTCAFRMPDKALTLQLLEKTGPLVGPSANTSGKPSPTTFDHVYHDLAGKVTGILDGGECQVGVESTVIDLSNEEEIVILRPGKIGVEELQQVVDVPVVYDQTILGEKGIPKAPGMKYRHYSPTTPVVMVEKKDFAQAIKHYGKEKVALLASDDVIAQFPNEKAFSLGNTLQEAAQRLFAGLRTCDEWGVETILAEAFPIEEESAGIQRAYMNRLEKAAGGNQFLA from the coding sequence ATGGAAACAAAACGATATACAAAAGAAAGCATAGATCAAGCAGCAGAACAATTAAAAAATGGAGAAGTCGTTGCTTTTCCGACAGAGACGGTATATGGTCTTGGAGCTTGTGCAGAAAATGAAGCGGCAGTAAAAAAAGTTTATTTAGCGAAAGGTCGTCCTAGTGATAATCCATTAATTGTCCATATTGCTAAACCAGAAGATATTCTTTCTTATACGGATGATTTTTCTTTAGTGACAAAAACATTGATGGATACCTTTTGGCCAGGTCCATTGACCATTATTTTACCTTTAAAAAATCAGCGTCTCTCAAAAACGGTAACCGGCGGATTAGATACTTGCGCTTTTCGTATGCCAGATAAAGCGTTGACTTTGCAATTATTAGAAAAAACTGGCCCTTTAGTAGGTCCTTCTGCCAACACATCAGGAAAACCAAGTCCAACAACTTTTGATCATGTTTATCATGACTTAGCAGGAAAAGTGACAGGGATTTTAGATGGTGGAGAGTGCCAAGTAGGAGTAGAATCTACCGTCATTGATTTATCTAATGAAGAAGAAATTGTTATTTTACGTCCAGGAAAAATTGGTGTAGAGGAATTACAACAAGTCGTTGATGTTCCTGTTGTCTATGACCAAACTATTTTAGGTGAAAAAGGGATTCCTAAAGCGCCAGGGATGAAATATCGTCATTATTCTCCAACAACTCCCGTAGTGATGGTAGAAAAGAAAGATTTCGCTCAAGCAATAAAACATTATGGAAAAGAAAAGGTTGCCCTATTAGCTTCTGATGATGTTATTGCTCAGTTTCCAAATGAAAAAGCATTTTCTCTAGGAAATACATTACAAGAAGCCGCACAACGTTTATTTGCAGGTTTACGTACTTGTGATGAATGGGGAGTAGAAACCATTTTAGCGGAAGCCTTTCCGATTGAAGAAGAGAGTGCAGGAATTCAGCGTGCGTATATGAATCGACTAGAAAAAGCAGCAGGAGGAAATCAATTCTTAGCCTAG
- a CDS encoding glucosamine-6-phosphate deaminase, with protein sequence MRVLIVKDEQEGGRIAFDQIKGAMATGQLNVLGLATGGTPCTLYENIRNSNLDFSNTISVNLDEYVGLGAEDPQSYHYFMQEQLFNVKPFKKSYIPDGKKGEEACAEYNQILKEHPIDLQILGLGQNGHIGFNEPGTPFTTPTHKVQLTKSTIEANKRFFDCVEDVPTEAYSMGIDSIMQAKSIILLAYGEKKADAVAKMIQGEITEDLPASILQKHPDVTIIIDEAAAKDLKH encoded by the coding sequence ATGCGTGTATTAATTGTAAAAGATGAACAAGAAGGCGGACGCATTGCTTTTGATCAAATTAAAGGAGCAATGGCAACAGGACAATTAAACGTTTTGGGATTAGCAACAGGAGGCACTCCTTGTACTTTATATGAAAACATTCGCAATAGTAATTTAGATTTTTCCAATACAATTTCTGTAAATTTAGATGAATATGTAGGATTAGGAGCAGAAGATCCACAAAGTTATCACTATTTTATGCAAGAGCAATTATTTAATGTAAAACCATTTAAGAAAAGCTATATTCCAGATGGGAAAAAAGGAGAAGAAGCTTGCGCGGAATACAATCAAATTTTAAAAGAGCATCCTATTGATTTACAAATCTTAGGCTTAGGTCAAAATGGACACATTGGATTTAATGAACCAGGAACACCATTCACGACTCCAACGCATAAAGTTCAATTAACTAAATCAACGATTGAAGCGAATAAGCGTTTCTTTGATTGTGTAGAGGATGTGCCAACAGAAGCATATTCTATGGGAATTGATTCTATCATGCAGGCAAAATCTATTATTTTATTAGCTTATGGCGAAAAGAAAGCAGATGCAGTAGCAAAAATGATCCAAGGGGAAATTACAGAAGATTTACCAGCAAGTATTTTACAAAAACATCCTGATGTAACGATTATTATTGACGAAGCAGCTGCTAAAGACTTGAAACATTAA
- a CDS encoding DUF3284 domain-containing protein, producing MQVTKQINCPSSFIYNELIDSVLYDIKRTTGKKPKRSHLENFSYEKRFHDGSIGTVTITKQEDDRCYAFQTKTKNNTFYTSYEITPIDDYHCQIFVQEKVESDGFFQKINDFLMMTLFLRNKKQHLLQMLAEMEKKYQTEKIKEDNDRLKK from the coding sequence ATGCAAGTTACAAAACAAATCAATTGTCCATCCTCTTTTATTTATAATGAATTGATTGATTCTGTCTTATATGATATTAAAAGAACTACTGGAAAGAAGCCTAAACGCTCTCATCTAGAAAATTTTTCCTACGAAAAACGATTCCATGATGGGAGTATTGGCACAGTCACGATTACAAAACAAGAAGATGATCGTTGCTATGCTTTCCAAACAAAAACTAAAAATAATACCTTTTACACTTCTTATGAAATCACACCCATTGATGACTATCACTGCCAAATTTTTGTGCAAGAAAAAGTAGAATCCGATGGTTTTTTCCAAAAAATCAATGACTTCTTAATGATGACATTATTTTTACGTAATAAAAAGCAGCACTTATTGCAAATGCTTGCGGAAATGGAAAAAAAATATCAAACTGAAAAAATCAAAGAAGATAACGACCGTTTGAAAAAATAA
- a CDS encoding acyl-ACP thioesterase domain-containing protein → MGLSYTTTHQVQFYECDIHKQLTLPMLMSVAITAGELQTYSLDPTADAYLEEHHLGWIITNHSLDIHQFPKENEQIFVTTEAESYNKFFCYRNFYIHNQQGKCLATMKSVFSLMDLETRKIVTVPEEVISVYQSEKIKRIHRFPVVPDPSGEMLAQENYRVRYFDLDTNRHVNNARYLAWMLDVLPFSFLEKYEPTHIEISFQKEIEYGNTISSQCEERESTEADKETAHYIYNQDVLSAKALISWRQRNENE, encoded by the coding sequence ATGGGGTTATCTTACACTACAACACACCAAGTTCAATTTTATGAGTGCGATATTCATAAACAGCTTACTTTACCAATGCTGATGAGTGTTGCCATCACAGCAGGAGAATTACAAACTTATTCTCTTGATCCTACTGCGGATGCGTATTTAGAAGAACATCATTTAGGATGGATTATTACCAACCACAGCTTAGATATTCATCAATTTCCCAAAGAAAATGAACAAATTTTTGTCACAACGGAAGCTGAATCTTACAACAAATTTTTCTGCTATCGTAACTTCTATATTCATAATCAACAAGGCAAATGTCTAGCTACTATGAAAAGCGTTTTTTCTTTAATGGATCTAGAGACAAGAAAAATCGTTACCGTACCAGAAGAAGTCATTTCTGTTTATCAATCAGAAAAAATTAAACGTATTCATCGCTTCCCAGTGGTACCAGATCCAAGTGGAGAAATGCTAGCACAAGAAAATTATCGTGTTCGTTACTTTGATTTAGATACAAATCGTCACGTAAATAATGCACGTTATTTAGCTTGGATGCTAGATGTACTTCCTTTCTCTTTCTTAGAAAAATACGAACCAACACACATTGAAATTTCTTTCCAAAAAGAAATTGAATATGGCAATACCATCTCTAGTCAATGTGAAGAAAGAGAATCTACAGAAGCAGATAAAGAAACGGCTCATTACATCTATAATCAAGATGTTTTATCTGCCAAAGCTCTTATCTCTTGGCGCCAAAGAAATGAGAATGAATAA
- the prmC gene encoding peptide chain release factor N(5)-glutamine methyltransferase, whose translation MKSNLTYKDVLTQAVLFLEEQKDPELDCDAPIALIQGYHHWSAQELWQNETKVMPKEEQEWLKEALQKVQDYYPVGYILGYQSFYGREFLVNESVLIPRWETEWIVEQILQREPNQKQQVVDLGCGSGCIGITLKKERPSFIVQELDISKEALAITKENAERLEAKVECVCSDVFSNYHGAPINLFVSNPPYIGVEEKEVMNEGVKRFEPELALYAHHQGYAIYEKIAQELPNYLAENGRAYLEIGYQQGQKVKTLFQNAFPKHQVEVLKDWSGNDRLLIVEGK comes from the coding sequence ATGAAATCTAATCTTACTTACAAGGACGTGCTTACTCAAGCAGTCCTTTTTTTAGAAGAACAAAAAGACCCAGAGTTAGATTGTGATGCTCCAATTGCGTTAATTCAAGGATATCATCATTGGTCCGCTCAAGAATTATGGCAAAATGAAACGAAAGTGATGCCCAAAGAGGAGCAAGAATGGCTAAAAGAAGCACTACAAAAGGTTCAAGATTATTATCCAGTCGGTTATATTTTAGGGTATCAATCTTTTTATGGACGTGAATTTTTAGTCAATGAATCTGTGTTAATTCCACGTTGGGAAACCGAATGGATAGTTGAACAAATCTTACAAAGAGAACCTAATCAGAAGCAACAAGTCGTTGATTTAGGATGTGGCAGTGGCTGTATTGGTATTACTTTGAAAAAAGAACGACCTTCGTTTATCGTTCAAGAACTAGATATTTCTAAAGAGGCATTAGCCATTACAAAAGAAAATGCAGAACGACTAGAAGCAAAGGTAGAATGTGTTTGTAGTGATGTATTTTCTAATTATCATGGCGCTCCGATTAATCTTTTTGTTTCTAATCCACCTTATATTGGAGTAGAAGAAAAAGAAGTGATGAATGAAGGGGTAAAACGTTTTGAACCAGAATTGGCGTTATATGCTCATCATCAAGGTTATGCGATTTATGAAAAAATTGCTCAAGAATTACCAAACTATTTAGCAGAAAATGGGCGAGCCTATTTAGAAATTGGTTACCAACAAGGACAGAAAGTGAAAACACTATTCCAAAATGCATTTCCTAAACATCAAGTGGAAGTGTTAAAAGATTGGAGTGGCAATGATCGCTTATTGATTGTAGAGGGGAAATGA
- a CDS encoding thymidine kinase, whose amino-acid sequence MAQFYFKYGAMNSGKTIEILKVAHNYEEQDKKVLLFTSALDTRAGQGMIASRIGLERKAKIIGEDTDVFADVKRIQEEQGTIHCVLVDEAQFLEKKHVYQLAQIVDELEIPVMAFGLKNDFRNEMFEGTKHLLLQADKIEEIKTICWFCEHKATMNLHYIDGKPVYDGEQIQIGGNEAYYPVCRKHYHHPKPIEKKEDK is encoded by the coding sequence TTGGCACAATTTTATTTTAAATATGGCGCAATGAATAGTGGGAAAACCATTGAAATTTTGAAGGTGGCCCACAATTACGAAGAGCAAGATAAAAAGGTTCTTTTATTTACAAGTGCATTAGATACAAGAGCTGGCCAAGGAATGATTGCAAGCCGTATTGGATTAGAACGAAAAGCAAAAATCATTGGAGAGGACACAGATGTCTTTGCTGATGTCAAAAGAATTCAAGAAGAACAAGGAACCATCCATTGTGTACTTGTCGATGAAGCACAATTTTTAGAAAAAAAACATGTCTATCAATTGGCGCAAATCGTTGATGAATTAGAGATTCCTGTGATGGCCTTTGGATTAAAAAATGATTTCCGCAATGAAATGTTTGAAGGAACGAAACATTTACTATTACAAGCGGATAAGATTGAAGAAATTAAAACGATTTGTTGGTTTTGCGAGCACAAAGCAACAATGAATTTACACTATATTGATGGTAAGCCGGTTTATGATGGTGAACAAATTCAAATTGGAGGCAATGAAGCGTACTATCCAGTTTGTCGCAAACATTATCATCATCCAAAACCGATTGAAAAGAAAGAAGATAAATAA
- the prfA gene encoding peptide chain release factor 1 has translation MFDQLQALEDRYEELGELLSDPDVIADTKRFMALSKEEASTRETVECYRQYKKVVAGIVEDEEILKEESDSDILEMAKEELSELKKEKVELEEKIKILLLPKDPNDDKNIIMEIRGAAGGDEAALFAGDLYNMYTRYAESQGWKVETLEASVTGIGGYKEVIMMITGDNVYSKLKYENGAHRVQRVPVTESQGRVHTSTATVAVMPEAEEVELDLDEKDIRVDIYHASGAGGQHVNKTASAVRLTHLPTGIVVAMQDERSQIKNREKAMKVLRARVYDKLQSEAQSEYDANRKLAVGTGDRSERIRTYNFPQNRVTDHRIGLTLQKLDQILSGKLDEIIDALVIYDQTKKLEEMQNNEI, from the coding sequence ATGTTTGATCAATTACAAGCGTTAGAAGATCGTTATGAAGAATTAGGGGAATTATTAAGTGACCCAGATGTAATTGCAGATACAAAACGTTTTATGGCGTTATCAAAAGAGGAAGCTTCTACTCGTGAAACTGTAGAATGCTACCGCCAATATAAAAAAGTAGTCGCAGGAATTGTCGAAGATGAAGAAATCTTAAAAGAAGAAAGTGATAGCGACATTTTAGAAATGGCAAAAGAAGAACTTTCTGAATTGAAAAAAGAAAAAGTAGAATTAGAAGAAAAAATTAAAATTTTACTTTTACCAAAAGATCCAAATGATGATAAAAACATTATCATGGAAATCCGTGGAGCTGCAGGAGGAGACGAAGCAGCCTTATTTGCTGGAGACTTATACAATATGTATACTCGTTATGCAGAATCTCAAGGCTGGAAAGTAGAAACTTTAGAAGCAAGCGTCACTGGAATTGGTGGTTACAAAGAAGTAATCATGATGATTACAGGAGATAATGTATATTCTAAATTAAAATATGAAAACGGAGCTCACCGTGTACAACGTGTTCCAGTGACAGAATCTCAAGGTCGTGTCCACACTTCTACAGCGACAGTTGCGGTTATGCCAGAAGCAGAAGAAGTGGAATTAGATTTAGATGAAAAAGACATTCGTGTAGATATTTATCACGCTTCTGGAGCTGGTGGACAACACGTCAACAAAACAGCTTCTGCGGTTCGTTTAACTCACTTGCCAACAGGAATCGTCGTGGCAATGCAAGATGAACGTAGCCAAATTAAAAACCGTGAAAAAGCGATGAAAGTATTGCGTGCACGTGTTTATGATAAATTACAATCAGAAGCACAAAGCGAATATGATGCCAACCGTAAATTAGCGGTCGGAACAGGGGATCGTTCAGAACGTATTCGTACTTATAACTTCCCACAAAATCGTGTGACTGATCACCGTATTGGTTTGACTTTACAAAAATTAGACCAAATTTTATCTGGAAAATTAGATGAAATTATTGATGCTTTAGTCATCTATGACCAAACGAAAAAATTAGAAGAGATGCAAAATAATGAAATCTAA